In Portunus trituberculatus isolate SZX2019 chromosome 22, ASM1759143v1, whole genome shotgun sequence, one DNA window encodes the following:
- the LOC123507440 gene encoding LOW QUALITY PROTEIN: low-density lipoprotein receptor-like (The sequence of the model RefSeq protein was modified relative to this genomic sequence to represent the inferred CDS: deleted 2 bases in 1 codon), with product MAAKDCVSSALILSALVVVVAGICRDHEFLCDGNRCLPKRWICDGDPDCEDGKDEKAENCDSAKRQHARECVADEFTCNSSHCIPSNWKCDGHDDCGDGSDEVAEICATCAAGEFKCVSDGQCVSGDYVCNKMEDCEDGSDEANCPEENTEAPSPDHFYCDNGRRIPYRWKCDGSDDCMDGSDERFCSGTQTGTLPPLCMAGEVQCGLTCILEKWVCDGKADCEDGTDEKNCPAQCPEGQFKCANAGCVPAERRCDGTVQCMDSSDEQDCDMQTTPTSKSNNTCASDSQFSCGGGNCIRSSACVTASMIAVTERTLVQLCGIDECREKNGGCEHLCVNTRESYYCQCRPGYRLVRKFNCEDIDECVESPGSCSQKCTNTIGGFHCSCQPGYRRDPSNYTRCKADSGDPYLIFSHSYDIRILRLKDGELTTLVKDARRATAFDFQYKTNHIIWCDNKDKKIKRAHMSTPETPEVLVEKDQMTVDGLAVDWIHGNIYYTDISANKIQMISWDSSWTRTIVADELDLPRAIAVNPVDGYVYWTDWGNAPKIERSGLDGTDRTPLITAPEVHWPNGITVDYTNQKLYWCDGYLNKIKMSNMDGSGVETVLYSSEVLRLPYSVSVFEDRLYWVDWSEIGLFSADKFNGDNIQHVSAGHLLEAPRVVHVYHQYRQPPTENVCEGHECAHFCVRTSQGQPMCICADGFSVSHDGITCINDTIVIVSPDRNNEDEGMVKAAVFGPPGGSNGGEKTVIEAGMVLGVVLGSLVVLGLAVGMFVGFVKMRRRVIIHTRFPNPVYHKTTGIEEDGSGYTIEQDGIIFVPQEYDYSEAQNKVLIDHDDSVLLTPKK from the exons ATGGCGGCGAAAGACTGCGTGAGCTCGGCGTTAATTCTCAGTGCccttgtggtggttgtggctggCA TCTGTCGTGATCATGAGTTCCTCTGTGACGGAAACCGATGCCTGCCCAAAAGGTGGATATGTGACGGAGACCCAGATTGTGAAGACGgcaaagacgagaag GCCGAGAACTGTGATAGTGCAAAGCGTCAACATGCCAGGGAGTGTGTGGCTGACGAGTTTACCTGCAACAGCTCTCACTGCATCCCCAGCAACTGGAAATGTGACGGACACGATGACTGTGGCGATGGATCGGACGAGGTGGCGGAAATTTGTG ccacGTGTGCGGCGGGGGAGTTTAAGTGTGTGAGTGACGGCCAGTGTGTGTCTGGAGACTACGTGTGTAACAAGATGGAGGACTGTGAAGACGGCTCAGATGAG GCAAACTGCCCAGAAGAGAACACCGAGGCACCTTCCCCCGACCACTTCTACTGTGACAACGGGCGCCGCATCCCTTACCGCTGGAAGTGTGACGGGAGTGACGACTGCATGGACGGATCAGACGAAAGG ttcTGCAGTGGGACTCAAACCGGTACTCTACCCCCGCTGTGCATGGCTGGGGAGGTGCAGTGCGGCCTCACCTGTATCCTGGAGAAGTGGGTGTGTGACGGTAAGGCGGACTGCGAGGATGGCACGGATGAGAAAAACTGCCCCGCCCAGTGTCCTGAGGGTCAGTTCAAGTGCGCTAATGCAGGATGTGTGCCAGCTGAGAGGAGGTGTGATGGCACCGTGCAGTGCATGGACAGCTCAGATGAACAGGATTGTG ACATGCAGACGACCCCCACATCGAAGAGCAACAACACTTGTGCCTCAGACAGTCAGTTCTCCTGCGGGGGTGGCAACTGCATCCGAAGCAGCGCATGTGTGACGGCATCAATGATTGCAGTAACGGAGAG GACG TTGGTGCAGCTGTGTGGCATTGACGAGTGCCGGGAGAAGAATGGCGGGTGTGAGCACCTCTGCGTCAACACTCGAGAGTCGTACTACTGCCAGTGCCGGCCGGGATACAGACTCGTCAGGAAGTTCAACTGTGAAG ACAttgacgagtgcgtggagtcgcccGGATCCTGCTCCCAGAAGTGCACTAACACCATTGGTGGCTTCCATTGTTCGTGTCAGCCTGGCTACCGTCGTGACCCTTCCAACTACACACGCTGCAAGGCTGATTCTGGCGATCCCTACCTTATCTTCTCCCACAG CTACGACATTCGCATCCTGAGACTGAAGGACGGAGAGCTGACCACCCTCGTCAAGGATGCTAGGAGAGCCACTGCCTTCGACTTTCAGTACAAAACCAACCACATCATTTGGTGCGacaacaaggacaagaaaataaagag agCCCACATGAGCACCCCAGAGACTCCTGAAGTGCTCGTGGAGAAGGACCAGATGACAGTGGATGGTCTTGCAGTCGACTGGATCCATGGAAACATTTACTACACAGACATCTCGGCAAACAAGATTCAGATGATTTCCTGGGACAGCAGCTGGACCCGCACCATTGTCGCTGATGAACTGGATCTTCCCCGCGCCATTGCTGTGAATCCCGTTGATGG GTATGTGTACTGGACTGACTGGGGAAATGCACCCAAGATTGAACGCTCCGGTCTGGATGGCACTGATAGGACCCCTCTCATCACTGCTCCCGAAGTGCACTGGCCCAACGGCATCACTGTGGACTACACCAACCAGAAGCTGTACTGGTGTGACGGTTACCTCAACAAGATTAAGATGTCTAACATGGATGGATCGGGAGTCGAG ACTGTGCTGTACTCGTCTGAGGTGCTGCGTCTGCCCTACTCTGTATCGGTGTTTGAGGACAGACTGTACTGGGTGGACTGGTCTGAGATTGGACTCTTCAGCGCTGACAAGTTCAATGGAGATAACATTCAGCACGTGTCTGCCGGCCACCTG CTGGAGGCTCCTCGAGTCGTGCACGTCTACCACCAGTACCGCCAGCCCCCGACGGAGAACGTGTGTGAGGGCCACGAGTGCGCCCACTTCTGCGTCCGCACCTCTCAGGGACAACCCATGTGCATCTGTGCCGACGGTTTCTCAGTCTCCCATGACGGAATCACTTGTATTAACG ATACCATTGTTATCGTGTCCCCTGACCGTAATAACGAGGATGAAGGGATGGTGAAAGCAGCAGTGTTCGGTCCGCCCGGCGGCAGCAACGGTGGGGAGAAGACGGTCATTGAAGCTGGCATGGTgctgggtgttgtgctgggctccctCGTGGTTCTTGGCCTAGCTGTTGGG ATGTTTGTCGGGTTCGTGAAGAtgcgtcgacgtgttatcatccacACTCGCTTCCCCAACCcagtgtaccacaagacaacaggcattgaggaggacgggaGCGGCTACACCATTGAACAGGACGGCATTATATTCGTCCCACAGGAGTATGACTACAGCGAAGcccagaataaagtgttgattgaccatgat gattcagtgcTACTAACACCcaaaaagtga